From a single Mangifera indica cultivar Alphonso chromosome 19, CATAS_Mindica_2.1, whole genome shotgun sequence genomic region:
- the LOC123203596 gene encoding amino acid permease 3-like — protein MKMGESTANKNYLPHNQVFDLSLDVHTQGGSKCFDDDGRLKRTGTVWTASAHIITAVIGSGVLSLAWATAQLGWIAGPTVMFLFSFVTYYTSTLLAACYRTGDSVNGKRNYTYMDAVRSSLGGVQFMICGLVQYLNLFGVSIGYTIASSISMMAIGRSNCFHKSGGKNPCLMNSNPYMIGFGVAQIIFSQIPDFDQLWWLSIVAAVMSFTYSTIGLGLGIAKVAETGTIRGSLTGISIGTVTETQKIWRSFQALGDIAFAYSYSIILIEIQDTVKAPPSEEKTMKKASLLSVAVTTLFYMLCGCFGYAAFGDSSPGNLLTGFGFYNPYWLLDIANAAIVIHLVGAYQVYCQPLFAFIEKQAAARFPDSDFITKEIKIPIPGFRPFSLNLFRLVWRTIFVIVTTVISMLLPFFNDVVGLLGALGFWPLTVYYPVQMYIEQMKIEKWSLKWLCLQVLSFACLVITIAAAAGSIAGIVLDLKAYKPFSTTY, from the exons ATGGGTGAGAGCACTGCCAACAAGAACTACCTTCCTCATAACCAAGTGTTTGATCTTTCCCTTGACGTGCATACTCAAGGCGGCTCCAAGTGCTTCGATGATGATGGCCGCCTCAAGCGAACTG GGACTGTTTGGACTGCAAGTGCTCACATAATAACAGCTGTTATAGGGTCCGGAGTTTTGTCCCTTGCATGGGCCACAGCTCAGCTGGGATGGATTGCAGGGCCAACTGTCAtgttcttgttttcttttgtcACCTACTACACTTCTACACTTCTGGCTGCTTGTTACCGTACAGGGGACTCTGTCAATGGCAAGAGAAATTATACTTACATGGACGCTGTTCGATCCAGCCTTG GTGGAGTTCAATTTATGATATGTGGGCTTGTTCAATACCTGAATCTTTTTGGTGTTTCCATTGGCTATACGATTGCCTCATCTATAAGCATGAT GGCTATAGGAAGGTCAAACTGTTTCCACAAGAGTGGTGGCAAGAATCCATGCCTTATGAATAGCAACCCATATATGATCGGTTTTGGGGTGGCACAAattattttctctcaaattcCTGACTTCGATCAGTTATGGTGGCTCTCCATTGTTGCTGCAGTCATGTCCTTCACTTACTCAACAATTGGTCTCGGTCTTGGCATTGCTAAAGTTGCAG AAACTGGAACTATCAGGGGAAGCTTAACTGGAATAAGTATTGGCACTGTCACTGAAACCCAAAAGATATGGAGGAGCTTCCAAGCGCTGGGAGACATAGCCTTTGCCTATTCTTACTCCATCATCCTCATTGAAATTCAG GACACAGTAAAAGCCCCACCATCAGAGGAAAAGACAATGAAGAAGGCATCACTACTTAGTGTTGCAGTAACAACTCTATTCTACATGCTTTGTGGCTGCTTTGGCTATGCCGCCTTTGGAGACTCATCACCTGGAAATCTCCTCACTGGTTTTGGTTTCTATAACCCTTACTGGCTGCTTGACATAGCCAATGCAGCCATTGTTATCCACCTTGTTGGTGCATACCAAGTTTACTGCCAACCCCTCTTCGCATTCATTGAGAAACAAGCTGCTGCAAGATTCCCAGACAGTGACTTTATCACCAAAGAGATTAAAATTCCAATTCCAGGATTTAGACCCTTCAGTCTCAACCTCTTCCGATTGGTTTGGAGGACAATTTTCGTAATCGTAACCACTGTGATTTCGATGCTTCTTCCATTTTTTAATGATGTAGTTGGTCTCCTTGGAGCTCTGGGATTTTGGCCACTCACAGTGTACTACCCTGTTCAGATGTACATAGAACAAATGAAGATAGAAAAGTGGAGCCTAAAATGGCTTTGCCTCCAAGTCCTAAGTTTCGCTTGCCTTGTTATCACCATTGCTGCAGCTGCTGGGTCTATTGCAGGCATTGTTCTTGATCTTAAGGCTTATAAGCCCTTCTCCACCACCTACTAA